The Candidatus Acidiferrales bacterium genomic interval GGAAGCATATAGTTCTGAAAGAGAGCCAACCCCACTCGTTGAGCGTTGGGCTGAAGGACGTCAGGCGAGGCGGCGGGAAATTGAAAAGCCTCTTTGCCCCGGTAAAGGCCGTAACCCACCTCAGCCGCTACAACCAGCGCTGTCACGATGGCCAAGAGCCATTGCCGGTTGAATTGAACCTGGCGCACAGCGATGTCCAAGTTGACCAACATAATGACAAAGAGAAACAGGACCATAATGCCGCCCACGTACAAAATCACTTGCACAGCCGCCAAAAATTCCGCCTGAAGCTGAAGAAAGATCCCCGCGATAGCGAGGAGGGCCTGAATCAAAAAAATGGCACTATGGACGGCATTGCGCCGCGTAATGACCAAAATGGCCGAGACAACCGCCAGCACGGCAAAGAAATAGAACAACGCCTGAGTCAAAAGCATCACTGCCTCAAAACTACCGCGTATACCTCGTGGGGGTAGGTCCCTGTTCGAGCATGTGCCGGTCCCAGATGGCTCCCTCCCGGCTGTAGCTCGCCAACTCAAAATCCTGCGTCAGTTCCAAGGCGTCCGTCGGACAGGCATCCTCGCACAACCCGCAGAACATGCACCGG includes:
- a CDS encoding NADH-quinone oxidoreductase subunit J encodes the protein MLLTQALFYFFAVLAVVSAILVITRRNAVHSAIFLIQALLAIAGIFLQLQAEFLAAVQVILYVGGIMVLFLFVIMLVNLDIAVRQVQFNRQWLLAIVTALVVAAEVGYGLYRGKEAFQFPAASPDVLQPNAQRVGLALFQNYMLPFEIASILLLVAMIGAVVMAKRRL